One part of the Streptomyces sp. AM 2-1-1 genome encodes these proteins:
- a CDS encoding GAF domain-containing protein, with product MRGLLDAVMGLGRGLELPEVLRGIVEAAVSLTDAAYGALGIVGDGDTLQEFLTVGMEPELTDRIGRTPCGRGLLGELIQHPRPLRLDDLGSHPNSFGFPPHHPPMHSFLGVPVRVRDEVFGNLYLTEKRHGRNFDADDEAVLTTLSIAAGVAIDNARLYEESRRRERRLEALGEITRALLSGTDADEVLHLVAERAMEVAGADRAAILLPAPLSGIPARPGQPAAPVDGGRLSVAVAHGRDADRARGLSVPAFGSLTGLAARTGTPVHCTDVRTDPRAHPFGDGADDGLGPVVAVPLRVDDGTMGALRLGRPAGRPPFDDSEVELVSGFADQAAIALELARGRAESEELAVMHDRDRIARDLHDLAIQRLFATGMTLQSTTRAIADRPEAAERVRRAVDDLDTTIRIVRSTIFDLRTADGSGRNGLRHRVSETALTAARALGFRPSVRIDGPVDTVVPDDVAEHVAAVAAEAVSNASRHARASRIDIVLTADEAVTLTVTDDGTGLDDRAAAGRPGGAGLANMRTRAELCGGTLTVGRPAGGGTRITWSAPLD from the coding sequence ATGCGCGGGCTGCTCGATGCGGTGATGGGCCTCGGCCGGGGCCTCGAACTCCCCGAGGTGCTGCGCGGCATCGTGGAGGCGGCGGTGTCGCTGACGGACGCCGCGTACGGAGCTCTCGGTATCGTCGGGGACGGTGACACGCTGCAGGAGTTCCTGACCGTCGGCATGGAGCCGGAGCTCACCGACCGGATCGGTCGGACGCCGTGCGGGCGCGGTCTGCTCGGCGAACTCATCCAGCACCCGCGGCCGCTCCGCCTCGACGACCTCGGCAGCCACCCCAACAGCTTCGGGTTCCCTCCGCACCACCCGCCGATGCACAGCTTCCTCGGCGTCCCCGTGCGCGTGCGTGACGAGGTGTTCGGCAACCTCTACCTCACCGAGAAACGGCACGGGAGAAACTTCGACGCCGACGACGAGGCGGTGCTGACCACCCTCTCCATCGCCGCCGGGGTCGCCATCGACAACGCCCGGCTGTACGAGGAGAGCCGCCGGCGCGAACGGCGCCTGGAGGCCCTGGGTGAGATCACCCGCGCCCTGCTCTCGGGCACCGACGCCGACGAGGTGCTGCATCTGGTCGCGGAGCGGGCGATGGAGGTGGCGGGCGCGGACCGGGCGGCGATCCTGCTGCCGGCCCCGCTGTCGGGCATACCCGCGCGGCCCGGGCAGCCGGCTGCGCCGGTGGACGGAGGACGCCTGTCGGTGGCCGTCGCGCACGGGCGGGACGCCGACCGGGCGCGAGGGCTCTCCGTCCCGGCCTTCGGCTCGCTGACCGGGCTCGCCGCGCGTACGGGAACACCAGTTCACTGCACGGACGTACGTACGGATCCCCGGGCCCATCCGTTCGGTGACGGCGCCGACGACGGGCTGGGACCGGTGGTGGCGGTCCCGCTGCGGGTGGACGACGGGACCATGGGCGCGCTGCGGCTGGGGCGTCCCGCGGGCCGGCCGCCGTTCGACGACTCCGAGGTGGAACTGGTGTCCGGCTTCGCCGATCAGGCGGCGATCGCGCTGGAGCTGGCGCGAGGGCGCGCGGAGTCCGAGGAGCTCGCGGTCATGCACGACCGGGACCGCATCGCCCGTGATCTGCATGATCTGGCGATCCAGCGCCTGTTCGCGACGGGGATGACCCTGCAGAGCACCACCCGGGCCATCGCCGACCGCCCGGAAGCGGCCGAGCGGGTGCGGCGTGCGGTGGACGATCTCGACACCACGATCCGGATCGTCCGGTCCACCATCTTCGATCTGCGGACGGCGGACGGCTCGGGCCGTAACGGACTGCGGCACCGCGTCTCGGAGACGGCTCTCACGGCGGCCCGCGCGCTCGGCTTCCGGCCCTCGGTCCGCATCGACGGACCGGTGGACACCGTGGTCCCGGACGACGTGGCGGAACACGTGGCGGCGGTCGCCGCCGAGGCCGTGTCCAACGCGTCCCGGCACGCCCGGGCGAGCCGCATCGACATCGTGCTGACCGCGGACGAGGCGGTGACGCTGACCGTCACCGACGACGGCACCGGGCTGGACGACCGCGCCGCCGCCGGGAGACCGGGGGGCGCTGGGCTGGCCAACATGCGGACTCGGGCGGAGCTGTGCGGAGGCACGCTGACGGTCGGGCGCCCGGCCGGCGGCGGGACCCGGATCACCTGGAGCGCCCCGCTCGACTGA
- the ctaD gene encoding cytochrome c oxidase subunit I, with the protein MDARESQGGMTAPARSGRPPAGPGPLPGASGVPDPHRPDTPCGPRSGPGAPPPTRPAGNRSSRGRLVVSWLTTTDHKRIGTLYLVTAFAFFLVGGAMALLMRAELARPGTQIMSNEQFNQAFTMHGSIMLLLFAMPLFTGFANWLMPLQIGAPDVAFPRLNMLAYWLFLFGSLIAAGGFLTPQGAADFGWFAYAPLSDAVHSPGIGADMWIMGVALSGFGSILGAVNFITTIICMRAPGLTMFRMSIFTWNVLLTALLILLVFPVLAAALLALEMDRKFGSHVFDAANGGALLWQHLFWFFGHPEVYVLALPFFGIISEVVPVFSRKPLFGYVGLIAATVAIAGLSVTVWAHHMYVTGGVLLPFFAFMTFLIAVPTGVKFFNWIGTMWKGSLSFETPMLWATGFLVTFLFGGLTGVILASPPLDFHVSDSYFVVAHFHYTLFGTVVYAMFAGFHFWWPKFTGRMLDERLGKITFWVLTVGFHLTFLVQHWLGAQGMPRRYADYLSADGFTALNTVSTIGSFLLGLSFLPFLFNVWKTSQYGERVTVDDPWGFGRSLEWATSCPPPRHNFVSLPRIRSESPAFDLHHPEIAALDHPGAR; encoded by the coding sequence GTGGACGCAAGGGAATCGCAGGGTGGCATGACCGCACCCGCACGGAGTGGTCGCCCGCCCGCCGGACCGGGGCCGCTCCCCGGCGCGAGTGGTGTGCCCGATCCGCACCGGCCTGACACCCCGTGCGGTCCGCGCTCCGGGCCCGGAGCCCCGCCGCCGACGCGCCCGGCCGGGAACCGCTCCTCCCGCGGACGGCTCGTCGTGTCCTGGCTGACCACGACCGATCACAAGCGGATCGGCACCCTCTACCTCGTCACCGCGTTCGCCTTCTTCCTGGTCGGCGGCGCGATGGCACTGCTGATGCGCGCCGAACTGGCCCGTCCCGGTACGCAGATCATGTCGAACGAGCAGTTCAACCAGGCGTTCACCATGCACGGCTCGATCATGCTGCTGCTCTTCGCCATGCCGTTGTTCACCGGGTTCGCCAACTGGCTGATGCCGTTGCAGATCGGCGCGCCGGACGTGGCCTTTCCCCGCCTGAACATGCTCGCCTACTGGCTCTTCCTCTTCGGCTCGCTCATCGCCGCCGGCGGCTTCCTCACTCCGCAGGGAGCCGCGGACTTCGGTTGGTTCGCCTACGCCCCGCTCTCCGACGCCGTGCACTCGCCGGGCATCGGAGCCGACATGTGGATCATGGGGGTGGCGCTGTCCGGCTTCGGGTCCATCCTCGGCGCGGTCAACTTCATCACCACCATCATCTGCATGCGGGCACCCGGGCTGACGATGTTCCGCATGTCGATCTTCACCTGGAACGTGCTGCTGACCGCGCTCCTCATCCTCCTGGTCTTCCCGGTGCTCGCCGCCGCCCTGCTCGCGCTCGAAATGGACCGGAAGTTCGGCTCCCACGTCTTCGACGCCGCCAACGGCGGCGCCCTGCTGTGGCAACACCTCTTCTGGTTCTTCGGCCATCCGGAGGTCTACGTCCTCGCGCTGCCGTTCTTCGGCATCATCTCGGAGGTCGTGCCGGTCTTCTCCCGCAAGCCTCTCTTCGGATACGTCGGCCTGATCGCCGCCACGGTGGCCATCGCCGGGCTGTCCGTCACCGTCTGGGCCCACCACATGTACGTCACCGGCGGAGTGCTGCTGCCGTTCTTCGCCTTCATGACGTTCCTGATCGCGGTGCCGACCGGGGTCAAGTTCTTCAACTGGATCGGCACGATGTGGAAGGGGTCCCTGTCGTTCGAGACACCGATGCTCTGGGCGACGGGCTTCCTGGTCACCTTTCTCTTCGGCGGCCTGACCGGCGTCATCCTGGCGTCACCGCCGCTCGACTTCCACGTCTCCGACTCCTATTTCGTGGTCGCGCACTTCCACTACACGCTCTTCGGAACCGTGGTGTACGCGATGTTCGCCGGATTCCACTTCTGGTGGCCCAAGTTCACCGGCAGAATGCTCGACGAACGCCTCGGAAAGATCACTTTCTGGGTGCTGACGGTCGGCTTCCACCTCACGTTCCTCGTACAGCACTGGCTGGGTGCCCAGGGAATGCCCCGCCGTTACGCGGACTATCTGAGCGCCGACGGATTCACCGCGCTCAACACCGTCTCCACGATCGGGTCATTCCTGCTCGGGCTCTCCTTCCTCCCGTTCCTCTTCAACGTCTGGAAGACCTCCCAGTACGGCGAGCGGGTGACCGTCGACGACCCCTGGGGGTTCGGCCGTTCGCTGGAGTGGGCCACCTCCTGCCCGCCTCCCCGGCACAACTTCGTCTCGCTGCCCCGCATCCGCAGCGAGAGCCCGGCGTTCGACCTGCACCATCCGGAGATCGCCGCGCTCGACCACCCGGGAGCGCGCTGA